Below is a window of Macadamia integrifolia cultivar HAES 741 chromosome 8, SCU_Mint_v3, whole genome shotgun sequence DNA.
agagacaattggaagaatgagaatgagaatgagaaGCGATGGATTGGATGATCTCTACTGTCTCTGGGAAGGGCTTCTCCAGAAACCTGTACCGTAGAAGCTATCCCACATCTCCTTTTCCAATTCTAGAACCTTCTTGACCGATGGGTCATCGTTATCTGGAATTTTCGAAGCTGTGGAAAGCTTGGATTCTGTTGATACAGGAGGTATGTGAACCTCCTTCTCTTGGAAATCGCACATGCATCTACGCCTCTGCGTAAGGAGACCGCTCTTGAAACTCAGCGGCTTCTTCTCCTTATGCAACGCTTTCCTACAAAGCCCCGCAGGTAACTTGTACACGGCCAGGACAAAAAGGTTCACCAGCCCACATGGGCAACAGCAACATACGGCGGCGCACTCTGCCGCCGTCCCACCGGCGACTTCCCCTAATCGCAAATTCTCTTTCCTCGCTGACTGCTGGCTCGCTAGCAATGGTTGGCGTCGTCGGTTCAGGGAATGGTGGCGGAGCACGATCTCTCGAGTCATGGTTGGAAAGAATCTTAACCCAATACCACTTCCTACGGGGCTGAACTGTGCGGGGATTCCTGCAATTAGAAATGAAAGAAGATTCAAATCCTTCTAATCTTGGAGATTTCCCGGGAGACCACGACGATCGATTGGATGATTTCCAAATCCCGAATCAAGCAGGTTCTGTCAATAATCTTCTTCTTAATCCCAGAGAATGGAGGGATTAAGAGGAAGACCTAATGTTAAAGAAGAGAGATCTCCATATTAGCAGCGGTCTCCACCCCACCCCAGAGTGGCACACAGTTGTTACAAGAGGACAACGCAGACTCTTGATCCAACTCTTCCCACTCTTTATACCCACCCCGAAACCGCCGGATTCCGTCGGTTCCTCCGCCGTGAAACTCTCTATTGGACCGGTGATGATTTCTCCACTTGTAAAAATTCTCCCAAATCCCCTAACGCAGAAACGCGTATTGAACTGTTTTCGTCAATGTGAAACAGAGAAACAGATATAGAGAGGGAAACTGAAACGAACTCtgatttaaataataataataataataataataataaatgggtATAATAAATATTTGCTCATTGTGGCAACAGAAGTGAGTCAGCGAGAGGTCATTGGAGATATCGATACGTTTTAACCGTTAGATTAGGACCACCGATCTTCACTAGAATCATGTCAATTACAGTTACGGATACTGATTCCTATCTGACGTCGGTGAAATAGTGAACCTACTACATAACGGCACAAGTCCCACGATCTCGCAATAAAGAAATATAATGGAGGAGTTGGTGAGAGGATATTCCCTTACttattataaaaagaggatGGAAAACAgaagtgtatatatataaaacgCAGCGTGGCCCCCACACCCATATATAAGGAGGGAAAATGACTGGCCCACTTatggaaaatggaaattttatcACTATAGATATTTTAGCGTGCATTCTCATTGATTCTCATATTGATGTAAGGACCACGTTATCTTTTCAGTTATATTTTtcgattttttgtttttatggttTCCAGTGATATCTGTgtaaaaagaatatacaaggaactcacatatttaaaataatattttatataaagaataaatttaattataaattaaaatatataaaatgggaGAGAATTCCCTAAAAGGAAACATGGCCTTTATACTAGTATGTGGCCAATGGTAGCACTAATAAGAGTATCAATATGAGCACGAATTTTCACTCTTCATGAGTGATGGGGTGATCATTTTGTAACTGCCATGTATGGGTGACACATAATCACGCACAAAAATCCAATGTGAGGAGGCATAAGGAGCCAAACACAGGGTGCATGCCGGGGCTCTCCCAGTCGGTGGATCCTCATTGCCACTCACCGCTTACCGTAAAAGATTTGAGTCCAAGGACTACACTACcttctaggttttttctttccatAAGAAAATAATGTGAGAAAAATGCACTCCATGGTAAggatatatatgtatattttctttaaattagcatatttaataataattttttatagtAATAATTTAATGATGATGAAGAGAGGGAAAGTAATCCAATGGGGTaacacagttggtgagcaacgaacttgatacgagccgtaaactcagaTGTTATAAATTCAACTCTCACTAGGCAcgccttgggccactcacacagaggtgtttagtgctcttcactggtTTCAtcgaaagttaaatggttctcatttaaccctgatatgacccgatccatgcggtTTGTGGGGCCAATATGGACTCGCGAGACTAAGTATGGGCTCAcgagactagtcaggccaaaagTGATTAGATTTGAGCTTTAGTATGGTCTCAAAATCTACCTATAAGGCTATGACATATATATCGTCACGGATCACTATAGGGTTTGATTGAAGAAGTACGAAGCAGAGGAATGAATGGTTCCGCTTAATGTTAAAATGTGACCACATCAATTGAACCGAATTGAAATTCATAGGACCAAATTTAAATTGTTCCACCAAATTCcttatcaatttggtatcattcatttttcttaattaattaatgcaACTATAAATCTATCAAATTATGTATTAAATAGCTGAATTTtgattttactaaaaaaaaaaaattttatactATCACTCTTTACAATTTTATTTCATGACGTGGATCCATCTAAATAaccattttcttcttattttgttGATATTTTAGGAATAGAATATGAGTTTTGAATAtagtttaaagaaaaaaattagaaaaataatcaaatttcaaaatacattttaaattcaTATTAAGTTTTCTTGAATTAAAAGAGATTCAACTTGAGCTGGTTTGAGGGATTGGTAAAACAACCCAGACCAAGCATCACAATTATAATAAACAAACTAGCTCAGTTAGAATATTCTTGCATTGATCATCTTTAATCATTTGGAgcaattgatatatatatatatatatatatcacgaGAAGGCGTATAATCAAATTCAAAGATAAGGATTAGAGATTTGGATTAGTattatttgatattttaattgACCTCTTGGTTGCTTGAAAAGCTAGTCCATCTTCAATGATTCATTAGTCCTGGAACCCCCACGGCCCAGTTTTTTTGGAACCCTTAGAAGAACTAGGTCAAACTTTATGATGACTTCTCATCATTAGATCTTTGTCAATTGATGTGCACAATTACAATATTAATTTCATCAATCATatagaaattaaaatactaAAGTGACCCTTATTAAGATATAAAGGTATTGCATTGAAGATCTTGATGTGATATTTAATCATAGTTTTGCCAATTGatgtgtaatatatatatatatatatattttaataaaattatctgCTATACATTTAGTTGTCATATTAGTTATGTGATAATTTTGACAATTGGATACTTAAAATATGTTTTAAATGGATTATTTATCTAATTTTGGATTCAAATGCGATCATATATCATCCTAAAATTTGTATGCATAGTTGTATTTTTACAATTTTGTCAATTTTATCTAGGCTGAAATTTAACACACGAATAAGGGGACCTTCAATTGGTGTTTACTAACCCAGAAAATTTTAGCCGCATCTAGCTTGGTACATGGTAAGAAATTTATGTGCAACGTAGGTAACCctttattttacattaagttAGAAATCCCCTCCAATATTTAAAGAGAATattcaattttatatttatttaataatgtaaaaCATAGAAACCATTACAATTAAAGCAATTTTGTGTAACCATATGGCAATTTTTTTAAGACTTGAAATTGATGGATATATTgcttacatcatcatctaattaCGAATCAAAAGTCAGACAACATAATATTCTCCATACATATCTTGGAAAAAATAAGCATATTCGAGAGCATGGCTCTTGCACTCAAATATAAACTCTTATGAAATGATTGATCCATCAACTTTGAAAGATAAAAATCCCACCCCTGATGATGTTTTTCATAAGCGCTCTGATTAGCCCTCACATTGAAGCAAGAGCCACACTCACATAAATCACCGCTGCAAgtttttaaaacttggaattggGTACCACATCGCTTCCATTGATTCCAATTTGAATCGGCTCAGAATTATTCGAACCGTCTTGAAATGGGCCGAACTTGGTCAAACGCAATTGGGTTCAGCCTAACTCGGTTAGAACTTTGTCTATGAAAAATTAGAGTTGATTGGAATCAGGATCGGTGGATTCCAAACTGAGTATCCATTCTATTTTGATCTTATTTATACAATATCTACCAATAGGGTGTCAACGGGTGGGTTCGGCCCTGTTTTGCTTGAGTTGAATCGTTTTTGGTGTAGAAATGGTGAAATTGAAACTgaatcaataaggaaattctgattTCGGTTTTGATGCAgtttggttttaatttggttttggtttcttgtATCAAGTTTGCAAtcggtttagttttgattttttttttctagtttggatttgattttctatacaAAACTATGTAAAAAAAACTTGGTTTTTAAAGAATTTTGGACTTTTTTCAGTTTCCTAccggtttcgatttgggttttgaGTCAGTGctggtttggttttaggttcATTTCTGATGCGGTTTGGTTTGTTGGTGGGGTTACAATCTCCCAAActgaaaccgacccattaagcctttggtttggtttggtccagattCAATCGGCTAGGTCCGGGATGGTATAACGGTTTGGTTTAGGTATTGACACCGATCACAATTCACACCTGCAGTTATGGCTCAGAACTGGGCTCATCTGACTCTACTTATTGGCCCAATTCAAATTTAGTGGGTCTGGGTCTGGTATTTATTAAAGAATTCAACCCACCTAAGaaaatttaaactttaaaaaagaaataggaaagaattaaagaaaaCCCGACCCAGCCCATTATTCAGTCATGGTGCCTTGGTATGACTATGAGTGGGAGGAATTCACACGAAACATAGTCCATGGGCATAAATTTAACACACTGGAATTACTCTGGCCCATGGACCAATCAGCAAGAC
It encodes the following:
- the LOC122086730 gene encoding uncharacterized protein LOC122086730 is translated as MTREIVLRHHSLNRRRQPLLASQQSARKENLRLGEVAGGTAAECAAVCCCCPCGLVNLFVLAVYKLPAGLCRKALHKEKKPLSFKSGLLTQRRRCMCDFQEKEVHIPPVSTESKLSTASKIPDNDDPSVKKVLELEKEMWDSFYGTGFWRSPSQRQ